The following coding sequences are from one Ornithodoros turicata isolate Travis chromosome 1, ASM3712646v1, whole genome shotgun sequence window:
- the LOC135383066 gene encoding uncharacterized protein LOC135383066 has protein sequence MANVAQVKEIHKAIADLTAQFSQLTKHVTTEITNVKSLLEKERFELSTSMQYMSDSFEEMKTAFKSVQEETAALKTEVAQVTSKNCSLERELSVLRAEVVSLKQYSRRNNVEIRNFPLRPNENSTDLVCEIATKLGVDLSPDAIEVAHRVPTQDPSKLNIIARFFSREARDSLVSASRRRRLTTSDFGYEHNEPVYVNEHLCQELKLLLGKTIHEKKENKWRYAWVKDGKIFVRRTENSKAVQIQSEKNLRELQLSHCV, from the coding sequence ATGGCCAACGTAGCACAGGTAAAGGAAATTCATAAGGCCATAGCCGATCTGACTGCTCAGTTCAGTCAACTAACTAAGCATGTGACAACAGAAATAACCAATGTCAAGTCTCTTCTTGAGAAAGAACGCTTCGAATTGTCCACTTCCATGCAATACATGAGCGATTCATTTGAAGAAATGAAAACTGCGTTTAAGTCCGTTCAAGAAGAGACGGCTGCGTTAAAAACGGAAGTTGCACAAGTTACAAGTAAAAACTGTTCCCTGGAACGTGAACTGTCTGTGCTCCGGGCCGAGGTGGTTAGTCTTAAGCAGTACTCACGCAGGAACAATGTGGAAATAAGAAACTTTCCGTTGAGGCCTAACGAGAACAGCACCGACCTGGTTTGCGAAATAGCCACAAAACTGGGTGTAGATTTATCACCAGACGCAATTGAGGTTGCTCATAGGGTGCCTACGCAGGACCCGTCAAAGCTCAATATTATTGCTCGGTTTTTCTCTCGAGAAGCTAGAGATTCGTTAGTGTCTGCGTCAAGGCGTAGGCGACTGACCACTTCGGACTTTGGGTATGAGCACAACGAGCCAGTCTATGTTAATGAGCACCTGTGTCAAGAGCTTAAGCTTCTTTTGGGAAAAACTAtccacgaaaaaaaagaaaataagtggaGGTACGCATGGGTCAAGGACGGAAAGATATTCGTCCGTCGAACTGAGAATTCTAAAGCTGTCCAGATTCAGTCTGAAAAAAACCTACGGGAATTACAGCTGTCACATTGTGTGTAA
- the LOC135383076 gene encoding uncharacterized protein LOC135383076, with product MACTGDHPAPADEASLSPLRLPPFSVSDPQLCLAQVEVHFAGRRITSQFSKFGYILAHLPPEAAAEVRDLIIRPHAGHPYDTLRDGFIRRTALSSENRIRQLLTSEELGDRRPTQLLRRMRELAGNRTTEDTLLRELFLQRLPHNI from the coding sequence ATGGCCTGCACCGGTGACCACCCCGCTCCAGCGGACGAAGCATCCCTCTCCCCGCTGCGCCTCCCGCCATTTTCGGTCTCCGACCCGCAGCTATGTTTAGCCCAGGTTGAAGTTCATTTCGCCGGCCGTCGCATCACTTCGCAGTTCTCCAAGTTCGGGTACATCCTCGCCCACCTGCCGCCCGAGGCCGCGGCGGAGGTCCGCGATCTCATCATTCGGCCTCACGCTGGGCACCCGTACGATACTTTACGCGACGGGTTCATTCGACGCACGGCTCTATCCTCGGAAAACCGCATTCGGCAGCTCCTTACATCAGAAGAGCTTGGCGACCGCCGCCCCACTCAGCTCTTACGCCGGATGCGTGAGCTCGCTGGCAACCGCACCACCGAAGACACCCTCCTCCGCGAGCTTTTCCTGCAGCGACTGCCTCACAACATCTGA